A window of the Ardenticatenales bacterium genome harbors these coding sequences:
- a CDS encoding tetratricopeptide repeat protein: MRTFLYHPAPALSLAVYDQVLAAGYEDGSLILWDLNAGQTLGHPRGSESEAGVWSLAFSPDGQMLAAGIADGTILLWDVTTQQQIGSVTQGHHGVVSSVAFGPNGATLVSGGADGAIIFWTSDLLQQQASMTQAHVAPVWRIAFHPDGNWLASAGEDGQIILWDVATREPVQQWSQGFGIKTLVFNVDGTQLLVGNNHGQIDTYDVSGNNDHGIPLAEQASAITGMALSPDGRMLAAGSCVKREAYGFCRQGEVRLWQMDSGQPDASPISTTVLKGEVWDVVFSADGKFLVATSPDGVIPVWFLDPPLLPSVEDWTAWEARACKMANRNLTESEWQMYLPGEPYRLLCPGLPAVSSSLAAPETGLLLLAEEGRVEWKTEGMEKFVPASPGTNLLAGDELRLEPAMAALLLCEDMTVFQIPEGIYPIGAHCVSPREDVNLLVDWQGELTVKRANWTDSRPAAPHMVLHRGDILSLSVGGNARLLCENGDYREMPAGVTLDVRDICPRGIARLGDLEDSSRGTRGDTDPLIPYIISPRMTHLLTRQPTLRWHEAPGATLYTVRIVGLNWETETSETYVNGADVPPLQEGEIYLLIVETDNDRSSREEGVPGLGFLLLPEAEATVVQKAQADIMALGLPPESEALTLAHLYIEYDLLAEAIEYLSAVVDAGTQTAAIYRLLGALCRQIGLPLMAESQYLQAISLAQNENEIDGLALYQAELGEIYLDLGDKVEAVRWFEAARRNYEILGDAQQAEDVIQKVEDLK, encoded by the coding sequence TTGCGGACGTTTCTGTACCATCCTGCCCCTGCCCTGAGTCTGGCGGTTTACGATCAGGTCCTGGCCGCGGGTTATGAGGATGGCAGCCTGATTCTTTGGGATTTGAATGCCGGTCAGACTCTGGGCCATCCACGGGGTAGTGAATCGGAAGCAGGGGTATGGAGTTTGGCGTTTAGTCCTGATGGTCAAATGCTGGCTGCCGGCATTGCGGACGGAACTATCCTGCTTTGGGACGTAACCACCCAACAACAAATAGGCTCTGTCACCCAGGGGCATCATGGTGTTGTCTCCAGCGTTGCCTTTGGCCCGAATGGGGCCACGCTGGTGTCCGGCGGGGCCGATGGGGCGATCATTTTTTGGACCAGTGATCTTCTGCAACAGCAGGCAAGCATGACCCAGGCGCATGTCGCTCCTGTATGGCGGATTGCCTTCCATCCTGATGGCAACTGGCTGGCATCGGCCGGTGAGGATGGACAGATCATTTTGTGGGATGTGGCGACGCGAGAACCTGTGCAACAGTGGTCGCAAGGGTTTGGCATTAAAACGTTGGTGTTCAATGTTGATGGAACGCAATTGTTGGTTGGCAACAATCATGGCCAGATAGACACGTACGATGTATCCGGTAATAATGATCATGGCATTCCTTTAGCGGAACAAGCATCGGCAATTACAGGCATGGCGCTCAGCCCGGATGGGCGGATGTTGGCTGCCGGTAGCTGCGTGAAAAGAGAGGCGTATGGTTTTTGCCGGCAGGGAGAAGTGCGTCTCTGGCAGATGGATTCAGGCCAACCGGACGCTTCCCCCATTTCGACAACCGTACTCAAAGGTGAGGTCTGGGATGTCGTATTTAGTGCGGATGGGAAGTTCCTCGTTGCCACCAGTCCTGATGGCGTGATACCGGTTTGGTTCCTTGATCCCCCGCTGTTGCCATCCGTAGAGGATTGGACTGCCTGGGAAGCGCGGGCCTGCAAAATGGCGAACCGTAATCTGACGGAGAGCGAATGGCAGATGTATTTGCCGGGGGAGCCGTATCGTTTACTTTGTCCGGGATTGCCGGCAGTTTCTTCCTCCCTTGCCGCACCGGAGACAGGCCTGTTGTTGTTAGCAGAGGAAGGGCGGGTTGAGTGGAAGACGGAGGGGATGGAGAAGTTTGTGCCGGCATCTCCCGGCACAAACCTGCTTGCCGGTGACGAATTACGCCTTGAACCCGCTATGGCCGCCTTGTTGTTATGTGAAGACATGACCGTTTTCCAGATTCCCGAGGGGATTTACCCCATTGGCGCACACTGCGTCTCGCCGCGAGAGGACGTGAATTTGCTTGTTGACTGGCAAGGGGAACTCACCGTGAAGCGGGCAAATTGGACGGATTCCAGGCCGGCTGCCCCGCATATGGTTCTTCATCGCGGGGATATATTGTCGCTGTCCGTGGGAGGGAATGCGCGACTACTCTGCGAAAATGGGGATTACCGGGAAATGCCGGCAGGCGTCACCCTGGACGTGCGCGATATTTGTCCCAGAGGCATTGCCCGACTGGGAGACCTGGAAGACAGCAGCCGGGGGACTCGTGGGGATACGGATCCCCTCATTCCATACATCATTAGCCCGCGTATGACCCATTTACTCACGCGCCAACCCACGCTGCGCTGGCATGAGGCGCCGGGCGCAACCCTGTACACCGTGCGCATTGTTGGGCTTAATTGGGAGACGGAAACAAGCGAGACGTATGTGAATGGCGCTGATGTTCCGCCCCTGCAAGAGGGGGAAATCTATTTGCTGATTGTGGAGACGGATAATGATCGTTCCTCGCGCGAAGAAGGTGTGCCCGGTTTAGGATTCTTGCTGTTGCCGGAAGCAGAAGCCACGGTTGTGCAAAAAGCCCAGGCGGACATCATGGCGCTAGGTCTGCCGCCTGAATCGGAGGCGCTGACCCTGGCGCATTTGTATATTGAGTATGACTTGCTCGCGGAAGCGATTGAATACCTGTCTGCGGTGGTAGATGCCGGCACACAAACGGCTGCCATCTATCGTCTTCTGGGCGCACTATGCCGGCAAATTGGTCTACCCTTAATGGCGGAGTCGCAATACCTACAAGCCATCTCCCTGGCACAAAACGAGAACGAGATCGACGGATTAGCCTTGTATCAGGCGGAATTGGGGGAAATTTACCTGGATTTAGGGGATAAGGTAGAAGCAGTGCGCTGGTTTGAGGCAGCGCGCCGGAATTATGAAATTCTAGGTGACGCGCAGCAAGCGGAAGACGTGATCCAGAAAGTTGAAGATCTCAAATAA